A section of the Humulus lupulus chromosome 2, drHumLupu1.1, whole genome shotgun sequence genome encodes:
- the LOC133816622 gene encoding uncharacterized protein LOC133816622 has protein sequence MHLDSDLVMLSLKEIGKLKAASKRRGKILGVQAISHERLLLLFAFCKRCVDVTGAYSALKTELNISLTATGLLWTTTGFIAKRITHGPVEERETRKGNRYMTSAQQMDSQQRQVHKG, from the exons ATGCACTTAGACTCTGATCTAGTGATGTTAAGCTTGAAGGAAATTGGAAAACTCAAG GCTGCCTCCAAGAGAAGAGGCAAAATACTTGGTGTGCAAGCAATCTCTCACGAGAGACTCTTACTTTTGTTTGCAttttgcaagag GTGTGTAGATGTGACTGGAGCTTACAGTGCTCTAAAGACGGAGCTTAACATAAGCTTGACAGCAACAGGCCTTTTGTGGACTACAACTGGCTTTATTGCAAAGAGGATTACACATGGACCTGTGGAAGAAAGGGAAACAAGAAAGGGAAACAGGTATATGACGAGTGcacaacaaatggactcacaacaaagacaagtgcacaaaggatga